From a region of the Helicobacter hepaticus ATCC 51449 genome:
- a CDS encoding SoxW family protein codes for MNKLWMLCAIIYAMMISFGCNDDNEVRISQGAALNEKHIEQAENLDKESYAGLEDVFLDTKTIQGQEGKITLLIFGKNHCTYCDKLKDDIKNNTSLKSILQSHFLPYYINISYTKNHHLQFQNAPESTLSTSTLIETYVKSPMRPTPTLIFLAPTGEVIYELPGYLPSKELSALLKYMQSQKWKGKDKDTISLEINESLRNAFIDL; via the coding sequence ATGAATAAACTATGGATGCTATGTGCGATTATTTATGCAATGATGATAAGTTTTGGTTGTAATGATGATAATGAAGTGAGAATCTCTCAAGGTGCAGCCTTAAATGAAAAGCACATAGAGCAAGCTGAAAACCTAGATAAAGAGAGTTATGCGGGATTAGAAGATGTCTTTTTAGATACAAAAACTATTCAAGGGCAAGAGGGTAAAATCACTCTGCTTATTTTTGGCAAAAATCACTGCACATATTGTGATAAGCTTAAAGATGATATTAAAAATAACACATCTCTTAAAAGTATTCTCCAATCGCATTTTTTGCCCTATTATATTAACATTAGCTACACAAAAAATCATCACTTGCAATTTCAAAATGCACCAGAATCTACACTCTCAACCTCTACGCTTATAGAAACTTACGTGAAATCTCCTATGCGTCCTACTCCTACACTTATATTTCTTGCTCCCACAGGAGAAGTTATTTATGAATTACCCGGCTATCTTCCAAGCAAAGAACTCTCTGCTCTTTTAAAATATATGCAAAGTCAAAAATGGAAAGGAAAAGACAAAGATACAATCTCACTTGAAATTAATGAATCTCTTAGAAATGCTTTTATAGATTTATGA
- the hemH gene encoding ferrochelatase gives MKSQAVVLLNMGSPNSLFEVESFLKNMFNDPLILGIKNTFARKMLASFITHSRVEETKKNYQAIGGKSPLTAHTLNLTNKLNELDCKRFYTYAMRYTPPFAYQVLEDIKTQGIQSVVLFSLYPQFSYSTIASSLIDAKAALQKLAFTPTLYEISSYHTHPDYISCIIERIKESLGADNPNEFVLLLSAHSLPQSRIDEGDPYQKQCEENKEVIQKALESEGIVFKKIALAYQSKVGRMKWIGPSTKETITKYKKHKMIIFPLSFTLDNSETEYELKILYASLAKELNVPQYRVCSCFNDNERFAKSIMNILEEHLRGKAEV, from the coding sequence ATCAAATCGCAGGCTGTTGTTTTACTCAATATGGGCTCTCCAAATAGCCTTTTTGAGGTAGAAAGTTTTTTAAAAAATATGTTTAATGACCCTCTAATTTTGGGGATAAAAAATACCTTTGCACGTAAAATGCTGGCAAGTTTCATTACCCATAGTCGCGTTGAAGAAACTAAAAAAAATTATCAAGCCATTGGTGGCAAATCACCTCTCACAGCTCACACTTTAAATCTTACAAATAAACTCAATGAACTTGATTGTAAGCGATTTTATACTTATGCAATGCGCTATACACCGCCATTTGCATATCAAGTATTAGAGGATATAAAAACACAAGGTATACAATCCGTAGTGCTTTTTAGCCTTTATCCGCAATTTTCTTATTCTACTATTGCCTCCTCGCTTATTGATGCCAAAGCAGCTCTACAAAAACTTGCATTTACACCCACACTCTATGAAATATCCTCTTATCACACTCACCCAGATTACATAAGCTGTATTATAGAGCGCATTAAAGAATCTTTAGGTGCAGATAATCCAAATGAATTTGTGCTTTTGCTCTCTGCTCACAGCCTCCCACAATCACGTATAGATGAGGGTGACCCTTATCAAAAACAATGTGAAGAAAACAAAGAAGTCATACAAAAGGCACTTGAGAGTGAAGGGATTGTCTTTAAAAAGATTGCACTTGCCTATCAATCTAAAGTGGGTCGTATGAAATGGATTGGACCAAGCACAAAAGAGACTATTACCAAATATAAAAAACATAAGATGATTATTTTCCCTCTCTCTTTCACACTTGATAATTCCGAAACAGAATACGAATTAAAGATACTCTACGCCTCCCTTGCAAAAGAGCTAAATGTTCCTCAATATCGTGTTTGTAGCTGCTTTAATGATAATGAAAGATTCGCTAAAAGTATTATGAACATACTTGAAGAACATCTTCGCGGCAAAGCAGAAGTGTAG
- the petA gene encoding ubiquinol-cytochrome c reductase iron-sulfur subunit translates to MQDTKRRDFLGMALGGVAAVGAVASLYAMKRSWDPLPSVVSAGFTTFDLSALQEGVLQTVEWRGKPVYILKKTAGSQKTQGRDFEVNGAVYTVGIQICTHLGCIPSFNQAAQEFACACHGGRFDASGVNEAGTPPPRPMDIPPFKIDGTKMVLGEEGQEYKALLEAKKA, encoded by the coding sequence ATGCAAGACACAAAAAGACGCGATTTTCTAGGAATGGCTCTAGGCGGTGTTGCTGCTGTGGGTGCTGTGGCATCTCTGTATGCAATGAAACGCTCTTGGGACCCGCTACCTAGTGTTGTCTCGGCTGGTTTTACGACATTTGATTTAAGTGCTCTACAAGAAGGAGTGCTTCAAACGGTGGAGTGGAGGGGAAAACCTGTATATATCCTCAAGAAAACTGCTGGAAGTCAAAAAACGCAGGGACGAGATTTTGAAGTTAATGGTGCAGTATATACAGTGGGGATTCAAATCTGCACTCATTTGGGTTGTATTCCTAGCTTTAATCAGGCTGCTCAAGAATTTGCTTGTGCGTGCCACGGGGGGCGATTTGATGCTTCAGGTGTTAATGAAGCTGGCACTCCACCACCTCGCCCTATGGATATTCCACCTTTTAAGATTGATGGGACTAAAATGGTGCTAGGTGAGGAAGGGCAAGAATACAAAGCCTTGCTTGAAGCGAAAAAGGCATAA
- a CDS encoding DedA family protein yields MQDTIHSLEQWGYILLFIYSFGGGYLGLITAGIMSALGKMDLYLAILIACMGNIVGSFLLAYLARYQKKELLTALNKHRRKIALSQIWLKRYGLWLIIFSKYLYGIKTLVPLAIGFSSFNLKQFFIINAFSCVLWAIIVGLCGYYASSGVIALLEKIDAHSYVMPFVLAILGIFMYILIAQISKKAKKSL; encoded by the coding sequence ATGCAAGATACAATACATTCACTTGAACAATGGGGCTATATTTTATTATTTATATATTCATTTGGTGGAGGGTATTTAGGGCTAATTACTGCAGGTATAATGAGTGCGCTTGGAAAAATGGATTTATACTTGGCGATTCTTATAGCTTGTATGGGTAATATAGTTGGCAGCTTTTTGCTTGCTTATCTTGCACGTTATCAAAAAAAAGAGCTTCTCACTGCACTCAATAAACATAGACGCAAAATTGCTCTTTCGCAAATTTGGCTCAAGCGCTATGGTTTATGGCTCATCATTTTTAGCAAATATCTCTATGGAATCAAAACACTTGTGCCCCTTGCCATTGGTTTTAGTAGCTTTAATTTGAAACAATTTTTTATTATTAATGCTTTTTCTTGTGTGTTATGGGCAATAATAGTAGGTTTATGTGGATATTATGCAAGCAGTGGCGTTATTGCTTTGCTTGAAAAAATTGATGCACATTCGTATGTTATGCCTTTTGTATTAGCCATACTCGGTATCTTTATGTATATACTTATAGCTCAAATCTCCAAAAAAGCAAAAAAGAGCCTGTAG
- a CDS encoding YceI family protein, with protein sequence MKKFAFMCAISALFSTSLMAEPYIVDAGHSSVGFSVKHLSISNVKGSLDKFSGTLDIEGKTIKALEGEAQVLSINTNDKARDKHLNAPDFFDSKKFPKATLSLIKHNGKKLEANLTMRDITKKVVFDVVLNGPVKNPRSGKDIVALTLDGKINRKDFGIGVDTANAMVSDNVDVKIEIEASAK encoded by the coding sequence ATGAAGAAGTTTGCATTTATGTGTGCAATAAGCGCACTTTTTAGCACATCACTTATGGCAGAGCCTTATATAGTTGATGCGGGACATTCATCGGTAGGTTTTAGCGTAAAACATTTATCTATCAGTAATGTCAAAGGGAGTCTTGATAAATTTAGTGGCACACTTGATATTGAGGGTAAAACTATCAAGGCTTTAGAGGGTGAAGCGCAAGTGCTTTCAATCAACACAAATGACAAAGCACGTGATAAACACCTCAATGCACCTGATTTCTTTGATTCAAAGAAGTTTCCTAAGGCTACTTTATCATTAATCAAACATAATGGCAAAAAGCTTGAAGCAAACCTTACAATGAGAGATATTACTAAAAAAGTAGTCTTTGACGTTGTGCTTAATGGTCCTGTGAAAAATCCTAGAAGTGGCAAGGATATAGTTGCTCTTACTCTTGATGGCAAAATTAATAGAAAAGATTTTGGCATCGGTGTCGATACAGCAAATGCGATGGTGAGCGACAATGTTGATGTAAAAATTGAAATTGAAGCTTCAGCAAAATAA
- a CDS encoding ABC transporter ATP-binding protein, which yields MNPLLDAHNLTHHFETLLYENLSLSVNEGESIAILGVSGSGKSTILNNLSTLLPPKKGRVSLLGINDIYALSAKEQLSLRRLQLGIVFQAHYLFRGFSGIENLKVASILSGESIDKEILESFDIAKVVHQPIGQLSGGQQQRLSIARVLTKKPKIIFADEPTGNLDKQTATRVMEIMFEYIRTHKGALVLATHDQDIAQSCDRIYHLYDRALHRVK from the coding sequence ATGAATCCCTTGCTTGATGCGCATAACCTCACACATCATTTTGAAACTTTGCTTTATGAGAATCTTAGCTTATCAGTTAATGAGGGCGAAAGTATTGCTATTTTGGGCGTAAGCGGTAGCGGTAAATCTACAATTTTAAATAATCTCTCTACTCTGCTTCCTCCAAAAAAAGGACGCGTCTCATTGCTTGGCATTAATGATATTTATGCCCTAAGTGCTAAAGAACAGCTTTCTTTAAGGCGATTGCAGTTAGGTATTGTATTTCAAGCGCATTATCTTTTTCGTGGTTTTAGTGGTATAGAAAATCTCAAGGTAGCTTCGATTCTCTCTGGGGAGAGCATTGATAAAGAAATTTTAGAATCCTTTGATATTGCAAAAGTTGTTCATCAGCCCATAGGACAGCTTAGTGGTGGGCAACAGCAGAGACTTTCTATTGCTCGTGTGCTTACCAAAAAACCAAAGATTATTTTTGCCGATGAACCAACAGGTAACCTTGATAAACAAACTGCTACTCGTGTAATGGAGATTATGTTTGAGTATATCCGCACACATAAAGGTGCGCTTGTTCTTGCTACTCACGATCAGGATATAGCGCAATCTTGCGATAGAATCTATCATCTTTATGATAGAGCTTTACACAGAGTAAAGTAG
- a CDS encoding cytochrome b, with amino-acid sequence MEVKKAEGLVDWLDQRLVIKKLLEVMMTKYWIPKNINFLWAMGVVLLTLFSLLVVSGFFLLMYYKPDVNLAFDSVNHTIMSEVAFGWLWRHIHAVAASMIFLIIYIHMFVAIYYGSFKRGREMVWIGGMLIFVLFSAEAFSGYMLPWGQMSYWAAAVITNLFGGIPVIGPDVVEWVRGNFVVADSTLTRFFMLHVCLLPIVILGVIALHFYTLRMPHVNNEDGEHIDYETEAKKYEEGRKKESKVIPFWPVFLSKDIFVVCLFMIGFFYLVCFHFDFAMDPINFDPANNMKTPAHIYPEWYFLWSYEVLRGFFFSADLGLAAFGIAQVAFLFLPWLDRSSVVAPAHRRPGYLLWFCLLIVDMIVLTIFGKLPPEGANNFIGFVASIGFLFLVFIALPLVTLFENKKGAH; translated from the coding sequence ATGGAAGTGAAAAAAGCTGAAGGCTTGGTGGATTGGCTAGACCAACGCCTTGTTATCAAGAAATTATTGGAAGTGATGATGACAAAATATTGGATTCCAAAAAACATCAACTTCCTATGGGCTATGGGTGTAGTATTGCTCACGCTATTCTCGTTGCTTGTGGTGTCTGGATTTTTTCTTTTGATGTATTATAAGCCCGATGTAAATTTGGCTTTTGATAGTGTCAATCATACAATTATGAGTGAAGTAGCATTTGGTTGGTTATGGCGGCATATTCACGCAGTAGCTGCGAGTATGATATTTCTTATTATCTACATTCATATGTTTGTAGCCATTTATTATGGTTCATTCAAAAGAGGACGTGAGATGGTATGGATTGGCGGTATGCTCATTTTTGTGCTTTTCTCCGCAGAGGCATTTAGTGGATATATGCTTCCTTGGGGACAGATGAGCTATTGGGCTGCTGCAGTTATTACAAACCTCTTTGGTGGTATTCCTGTGATTGGACCTGATGTTGTTGAGTGGGTGCGCGGTAATTTCGTTGTGGCAGATTCTACATTAACAAGATTTTTTATGCTCCACGTATGCCTTTTGCCAATTGTGATTCTTGGTGTAATTGCGCTGCATTTTTATACTTTAAGAATGCCTCACGTGAATAATGAAGATGGAGAGCATATTGATTATGAAACCGAAGCAAAAAAATATGAAGAAGGTAGAAAGAAAGAATCCAAAGTAATACCATTTTGGCCTGTATTTCTCTCTAAAGATATTTTTGTTGTGTGCCTCTTTATGATAGGCTTTTTCTATCTTGTATGTTTCCACTTTGATTTTGCAATGGACCCTATCAATTTTGACCCAGCAAATAATATGAAAACGCCTGCACATATTTATCCTGAGTGGTATTTCTTATGGAGCTATGAAGTATTGCGAGGATTTTTCTTTAGTGCCGACCTCGGTTTAGCTGCTTTTGGTATTGCACAAGTAGCATTTTTATTTTTGCCTTGGCTAGATAGAAGTTCTGTTGTTGCTCCAGCACACAGACGTCCTGGGTATCTCTTGTGGTTTTGTCTTCTTATAGTAGATATGATAGTGCTTACTATCTTTGGTAAGCTTCCACCAGAAGGTGCAAATAACTTTATTGGCTTTGTAGCATCTATTGGATTCTTGTTCCTTGTATTTATTGCATTGCCACTTGTAACATTATTTGAAAATAAGAAAGGAGCACACTAA
- a CDS encoding c-type cytochrome — protein sequence MKEIKILAIIVVIVGVLYWGVEPLAHATFHPEVAKADFAFKDLEEIDVSKGNAQRGKALIEGNCTACHTLKDVGIAGGEMAVYVRDGKEATIFTPDLSTAGAIYNDKFLANLILDPANALHLAHKFPDGDFPMTQYFGEEDSKQEVADMVAYLKSVGSIALKKQVLESEEFIGKKENIEKSSLSEGQKQNEIAKLEENLTNKAVFLNACSRCHTMKYDNTKASTSPESLSVYLGSAAPDLSTMIRSKGAHYLEYFINDPQKVSYKAIQDAIINKEGSLPPNDKRSEWQDERDYSNLAKELGVMPVGLSMPRVGLTQEAQERVVAYIESIGDSKKEERESLGVYIMIFFGVMSVLAYLWKRRVWSEVH from the coding sequence ATGAAAGAGATTAAGATTCTAGCCATTATTGTGGTAATTGTGGGTGTGCTATATTGGGGTGTAGAGCCTCTTGCTCACGCGACTTTCCACCCTGAAGTTGCAAAAGCTGATTTTGCATTCAAAGATTTAGAGGAGATTGATGTATCCAAAGGCAATGCACAACGTGGTAAAGCGCTTATAGAAGGAAACTGCACAGCTTGCCATACACTTAAAGATGTTGGTATTGCAGGAGGTGAGATGGCGGTATATGTGCGAGATGGTAAAGAAGCAACCATCTTCACACCTGATTTATCTACTGCTGGGGCAATTTATAATGATAAATTTTTAGCAAATCTTATTTTAGACCCTGCGAATGCTCTCCACTTGGCACATAAATTTCCTGATGGTGATTTTCCAATGACGCAGTATTTTGGAGAAGAAGATAGCAAACAAGAAGTTGCTGATATGGTTGCTTATCTCAAATCAGTGGGTTCTATTGCGCTGAAAAAGCAAGTCTTAGAATCTGAAGAGTTCATTGGCAAAAAAGAAAATATTGAAAAGTCAAGTCTCTCTGAAGGACAAAAGCAAAATGAAATTGCCAAGCTTGAAGAAAATCTTACAAACAAAGCAGTTTTTCTCAACGCTTGTTCTCGTTGTCATACTATGAAATATGACAATACTAAAGCTTCAACTTCGCCCGAGAGTTTGAGTGTATATCTTGGTTCTGCTGCTCCTGACCTTTCAACAATGATTCGCAGTAAAGGTGCGCATTATTTGGAGTATTTTATTAATGACCCTCAAAAGGTATCTTATAAGGCTATTCAAGATGCTATCATCAACAAAGAGGGATCGCTTCCGCCTAATGACAAAAGAAGCGAATGGCAAGATGAGCGAGATTATAGTAATCTTGCCAAAGAGCTTGGTGTTATGCCAGTGGGGCTTTCTATGCCACGAGTAGGATTGACACAAGAGGCACAAGAACGTGTTGTTGCTTATATAGAATCTATTGGAGATTCTAAAAAGGAAGAACGTGAAAGCTTAGGCGTGTATATTATGATTTTCTTTGGTGTGATGAGTGTGCTTGCATACCTTTGGAAACGTCGCGTTTGGAGCGAAGTGCATTAA
- a CDS encoding 16S rRNA (uracil(1498)-N(3))-methyltransferase, with the protein MQFLYHKDAGNPLVSVNDENVNYLMKVRRVQLGETLALRNLNDDNLYTYELSEIDKKALTLRLQASQNAPSNIKSHLHLLWAIIEPKIIEKTLPMLNELGVSRISFFYAAFSQGHFKLSLPRMEKILIQSCQQCGRSDLMELELYKNFHRICEEYTDFYAFDFGGVDICNFTPCQNHSKIGKEKHLVRIMVGAEGGFSTKERERFAKIITLNDTLILRSESASVFIASIAKMWNYR; encoded by the coding sequence ATGCAGTTTTTGTATCATAAAGATGCTGGGAATCCTCTTGTAAGCGTGAATGATGAAAATGTGAATTATCTTATGAAAGTGCGGCGCGTTCAACTTGGAGAAACCCTTGCCTTGCGCAATCTAAATGATGATAATCTTTATACTTATGAATTAAGCGAAATAGACAAAAAGGCATTAACATTGCGCTTACAAGCGAGTCAAAATGCTCCGAGCAATATAAAAAGTCATTTGCATTTATTGTGGGCAATTATTGAGCCAAAGATTATTGAAAAAACGCTTCCTATGCTTAATGAGCTTGGTGTATCGCGCATTAGCTTTTTTTATGCAGCATTTTCACAAGGGCATTTTAAGCTTTCTCTACCGCGTATGGAAAAGATTCTTATTCAATCTTGTCAGCAATGTGGAAGAAGTGATTTAATGGAACTTGAGTTGTATAAAAATTTTCATAGAATCTGTGAAGAATATACAGATTTTTATGCTTTTGATTTTGGTGGCGTAGATATATGCAATTTTACACCTTGTCAAAATCACTCTAAAATAGGCAAAGAGAAACATCTTGTGCGCATAATGGTTGGCGCAGAAGGAGGTTTTAGCACAAAAGAACGTGAGAGATTTGCAAAAATTATAACTTTAAATGATACACTTATCTTACGAAGTGAAAGCGCAAGTGTATTTATTGCGAGCATAGCTAAAATGTGGAACTATAGATAA
- a CDS encoding NAD+ synthase, translating into MKHFVNPCIHFIQKQLQERGFKKVVLGLSGGIDSAVVATLATLALGSENVRALLMPSLSSNEEHFNDAFNLAHNLELESKIIQLAPFQENFAKQEGMDLSGKYMEKLDMNQKMRMGNFCARIRMTMLYDCASADNALVLGTSNKSEILLGYGTIFGDLAYAINPIGGLYKTQIFAFARALNVPQEIIAKKPSADLFANQSDETDLGYNYADIDTFLEAFEKLGGVEATQNKEREHIKEKLKNAGFECNMIESLSTRVWNNTFKRTKPTILEYKV; encoded by the coding sequence ATGAAACATTTTGTGAATCCTTGCATACATTTTATTCAAAAGCAACTTCAAGAACGAGGTTTTAAGAAAGTAGTATTAGGCTTAAGTGGTGGTATAGATTCTGCAGTAGTGGCTACTTTGGCTACTTTAGCCTTAGGGAGCGAAAATGTGCGAGCTCTTCTTATGCCCTCTCTTAGTTCTAATGAGGAACACTTTAATGATGCTTTCAATCTTGCTCATAATCTTGAACTTGAAAGCAAAATTATCCAGCTTGCCCCATTTCAAGAGAATTTTGCAAAGCAAGAAGGTATGGATTTGAGCGGAAAATATATGGAAAAGCTTGATATGAATCAAAAAATGCGTATGGGCAATTTTTGCGCAAGAATCCGTATGACTATGCTTTATGATTGCGCAAGTGCAGACAATGCCCTTGTATTAGGAACAAGCAATAAAAGTGAGATTCTATTAGGTTATGGCACAATATTTGGAGATTTAGCATACGCTATAAATCCTATTGGTGGGCTATATAAAACACAAATTTTTGCTTTCGCGCGAGCACTTAATGTGCCACAAGAGATTATTGCCAAAAAACCAAGTGCAGATTTATTCGCTAATCAAAGTGATGAAACCGATTTGGGATATAATTATGCGGACATTGATACATTCTTAGAAGCATTTGAGAAACTAGGAGGTGTTGAAGCTACACAAAATAAAGAACGAGAGCATATCAAAGAAAAACTTAAAAATGCAGGATTTGAATGCAATATGATAGAATCTCTAAGCACTCGTGTATGGAATAACACCTTTAAGCGCACTAAGCCAACCATATTAGAATATAAAGTTTAA
- the ccsA gene encoding cytochrome c biogenesis protein CcsA, with amino-acid sequence MNIIKTLFCSMKMVLLLIGIYATACGIATFIEKYEGTLAARLWVYDAFWFEILHIWLVACLIGCFITSKAWQRKKYASLLLHASFIVIIIGAGITRYYGFEGLMNLREGQSVNFISTNTHYIFIQIKNPQGDVESVRIPTYIDEKVNHKINQHLTFFGKPLTLHTEEFTAKQVNMSELFILNASIDFLGKNEKTLIMRDGNNAPTKENITMLEIEGYKIFLAWGIDNIALPFSIKLKKFELERYPGSNSPASYTSEVEVLDGQNPPLPFRIFMNNVLDYGGYRFFQSSYHPDEKGSILSVNNDPGKTPTYIGYAMLILGVIWLLFDKNGRFATLGRFLKTQKFFSLMLCSALCYALSSPQIAYASTQSQTDFQPLSENEIPPLQDIPSMIKALADTSSLTNDFDRILVQDFGGRIKPMHTLANEYIHKLTQQRTFKGLNPSQVFLGMLFYPQEWQSIQMIATKSPKLRQILGLDENQKHIAYIDVFTPQGQYILQNYVEAANLKSPSLRDTFEKDVISVDERINYAFLIYTGQVLRIFPDNKSPNNQWLYPLQAISSAVAQDDTKKAKELMQIYKKFAQGMQQGINTHNWQEAAQATRDIRTFQQNNGGSLLISPAKVDSEIWLNLYNPFYQLTYPYIFISIVLFIIVLVGILKNTPTRPLIHKVFYILLFALFILHTCGLGLRWYVSEHAPWSNAYESMLYIAWAAILSGVVFFRRSNLALCASSFLAGMTLFVANLGDMDPQIGNLMPVLKSYWLNIHVSVITASYGFLGLCFMLGLITLIMFLLRNEKRSQVDCSILSLSALNEMSMILGLFLLSVGNFLGGIWANESWGRYWGWDSKETWALISIGVYAIILHLRFVVPKNFPFIFASASVIGFFSVLMTYFGVNYYLTGMHSYAAGEAEPVPLWVELMVAGIILLIIIASRKRVLDMPHL; translated from the coding sequence ATGAATATAATTAAAACACTTTTTTGTTCAATGAAGATGGTTCTTTTGCTCATAGGCATATATGCCACAGCTTGTGGCATAGCAACATTTATTGAAAAATATGAGGGCACACTTGCAGCTCGTTTATGGGTATATGACGCATTTTGGTTTGAGATATTACATATTTGGCTTGTAGCTTGTCTCATTGGCTGTTTTATCACTTCAAAAGCGTGGCAGAGAAAAAAATATGCTTCATTGCTCTTGCACGCCTCTTTTATCGTTATCATCATTGGTGCGGGTATTACTCGTTATTATGGGTTTGAGGGCTTAATGAATTTGCGTGAGGGACAAAGCGTGAATTTTATTTCTACAAATACCCATTATATTTTTATCCAAATCAAAAATCCTCAAGGCGATGTAGAATCTGTAAGGATTCCCACTTATATTGATGAGAAAGTCAATCATAAAATCAATCAACATTTAACATTTTTTGGCAAACCTTTGACATTGCATACAGAAGAATTTACAGCAAAACAAGTAAATATGTCTGAACTTTTTATACTCAATGCGAGTATTGATTTTTTAGGAAAAAATGAGAAAACACTTATTATGCGCGATGGGAATAATGCACCTACAAAAGAAAACATTACTATGCTTGAAATTGAAGGCTATAAGATATTTCTTGCGTGGGGCATAGATAATATTGCCCTCCCCTTTAGTATAAAACTTAAAAAATTTGAACTTGAGCGATACCCGGGTTCAAACTCTCCTGCCTCATATACTTCGGAAGTAGAAGTGCTAGATGGGCAAAATCCTCCCTTGCCTTTTAGAATCTTTATGAATAATGTATTAGACTATGGTGGTTATCGCTTTTTTCAATCCTCTTATCACCCTGATGAAAAAGGCTCTATTCTCTCTGTTAATAATGACCCGGGCAAAACACCTACATACATAGGCTATGCTATGCTTATACTTGGCGTGATTTGGCTACTTTTTGATAAAAACGGACGATTTGCCACACTTGGTAGATTCTTAAAAACACAAAAGTTTTTCTCACTTATGCTTTGTAGTGCACTTTGTTATGCTTTGAGTAGCCCACAAATAGCTTATGCCTCAACACAATCACAAACTGACTTCCAGCCTTTATCTGAAAATGAAATACCACCTTTACAAGATATCCCCTCTATGATAAAGGCATTGGCGGATACTTCAAGCCTCACAAATGATTTTGATAGAATCCTCGTTCAAGATTTTGGTGGGCGTATAAAGCCTATGCACACCCTTGCCAATGAGTATATTCATAAATTGACTCAACAAAGAACATTTAAAGGGCTCAATCCTTCACAAGTTTTCTTAGGTATGCTCTTTTATCCACAAGAATGGCAAAGTATCCAAATGATAGCCACCAAAAGTCCAAAGCTCCGCCAGATTCTAGGATTAGACGAAAATCAAAAACATATTGCTTATATTGATGTTTTTACGCCTCAAGGACAATATATTCTCCAAAACTATGTTGAAGCCGCAAACCTCAAAAGCCCATCTTTGCGCGATACTTTTGAAAAAGATGTAATAAGCGTAGATGAGCGCATTAATTATGCTTTCCTTATTTACACAGGGCAGGTGCTTAGAATTTTCCCCGATAACAAATCTCCTAATAACCAATGGCTCTACCCACTTCAAGCCATAAGCAGTGCTGTGGCACAAGATGATACAAAAAAAGCAAAAGAGTTAATGCAAATTTATAAAAAATTCGCTCAAGGTATGCAACAAGGAATAAATACCCATAATTGGCAAGAAGCCGCTCAAGCAACACGAGACATTCGCACATTTCAACAAAACAATGGTGGCTCTTTACTTATTTCGCCTGCAAAGGTAGATTCTGAAATTTGGCTTAATCTTTATAATCCATTTTATCAGCTCACCTATCCTTATATCTTCATAAGCATTGTGCTTTTTATCATTGTGCTTGTAGGAATTCTCAAAAATACTCCTACACGTCCGCTTATTCACAAAGTATTTTATATTCTTTTGTTTGCGCTTTTTATTTTGCATACTTGCGGATTGGGATTGCGATGGTATGTAAGCGAACACGCCCCTTGGAGTAATGCCTATGAATCTATGCTTTATATTGCGTGGGCAGCAATTCTCTCTGGTGTAGTATTTTTTAGGCGCTCAAATCTTGCATTATGCGCCTCAAGCTTTTTGGCAGGAATGACTCTCTTTGTGGCTAATCTTGGTGATATGGACCCACAAATTGGGAATCTTATGCCCGTGCTTAAATCTTATTGGCTCAACATTCACGTCTCCGTCATCACTGCAAGTTATGGATTCTTAGGTTTATGCTTTATGCTTGGACTTATCACACTCATTATGTTTTTGTTACGAAATGAAAAAAGATCTCAAGTGGATTGCTCAATCCTCTCTTTAAGCGCATTGAATGAAATGAGTATGATTTTGGGCTTATTTTTGCTAAGTGTAGGGAACTTCCTTGGTGGCATTTGGGCTAATGAATCTTGGGGCAGATATTGGGGCTGGGATTCTAAAGAAACTTGGGCACTTATTAGTATTGGTGTATATGCAATTATCTTACACTTGCGCTTTGTTGTGCCTAAAAACTTTCCTTTTATCTTTGCAAGCGCGTCTGTAATAGGCTTTTTCTCAGTGCTAATGACCTATTTTGGAGTGAATTATTATCTCACAGGTATGCACAGCTATGCCGCAGGAGAAGCGGAGCCTGTGCCTTTATGGGTAGAACTTATGGTAGCAGGGATTATACTGCTCATAATTATCGCAAGTAGAAAAAGAGTGCTTGATATGCCCCATTTATAA